Part of the Candidatus Binatia bacterium genome is shown below.
AGAATCGTGAATCGCATCGGCGTGCGCTTTATAGCCGGAAGCCCTCGCCGAGATAGAACTGACGTGCGATCGGCGAGTCGAGCACCTCTTGCGCGGTCCCGGAGACCTCGATGCGTCCTTTGTTGAGAATGTACGCGCGATCCACGATCGCGAGCGTCTCGCGAACCTGGTGGTCGGTGATGAGGATGCCGAGCCCGCGATCGCGCAACTGGCGGATCATCGCTTGAATGTCCGCGACCGCGATCGGATCGATCCCGGTGAAGGGCTCGTCGAGCAGCAAGAAGGCCGGCTCCGTCGCGAGCGCGCGGGCGATCTCGACGCGCCGGCGCTCGCCGCCCGAGAGGCTGTCGCCGCGCGCGTCGACGAACGCGCGCAGTCCGAATTCTTCGAGCAGCGCCGGAAGCCGGCGCTCGCGCTCCTCGTATGGGACGCCGTTCTGCTCCCAGATC
Proteins encoded:
- the lptB gene encoding LPS export ABC transporter ATP-binding protein — encoded protein: MNQLPAIKLRGLVKRYGERTVVDGVTAEVETGEIVGLLGPNGAGKTTTFYIVVGLVKPDGGTVLLEGGEREIDLTAAPMYARARNGIGYLAQENSIFRKLSVGDNIRLIWEQNGVPYEERERRLPALLEEFGLRAFVDARGDSLSGGERRRVEIARALATEPAFLLLDEPFTGIDPIAVADIQAMIRQLRDRGLGILITDHQVRETLAIVDRAYILNKGRIEVSGTAQEVLDSPIARQFYLGEGFRL